One window of the Niallia circulans genome contains the following:
- the rpsJ gene encoding 30S ribosomal protein S10, with the protein MAKQKIRIRLKAYDHRILDQSAEKIVETAKRSGAAVSGPIPLPTEKSIYTILRAVHKYKDSREQFEMRTHKRLIDIVNPTPQTVDSLMRLDLPSGVDIEIKL; encoded by the coding sequence ATGGCAAAACAAAAAATTCGTATTCGTTTAAAAGCGTATGATCATAGAATTTTGGATCAATCAGCTGAGAAAATCGTTGAAACTGCAAAACGTTCTGGTGCTGCTGTATCTGGACCGATTCCGTTACCAACAGAGAAGTCTATATACACAATCCTACGTGCGGTTCATAAATATAAAGATTCTCGTGAACAGTTTGAAATGCGTACGCATAAACGTCTAATCGACATCGTGAACCCAACTCCACAAACAGTTGATTCACTAATGCGTCTGGATTTACCATCAGGTGTAGATATCGAAATTAAATTATAA
- the rplB gene encoding 50S ribosomal protein L2 has translation MAIKKYKPTSNGRRNMTSSDFSEITTSTPEKSLLAPLHRKGGRNNQGKLTVRHQGGGHKRQYRVIDFKRDKDGIPGRVATIEYDPNRSANIALINYVDGEKRYILAPKNLEVGLEVMSGPEADIKPGNALPLANIPVGTVIHNIELKPGKGGQLVRSAGTSAQVLGKEGKYVLVRLNSGEVRLILATCRASIGQVGNEQHELINIGKAGRNRWLGKRPTVRGSVMNPNDHPHGGGEGRAPIGRKSPMSPWGKPTLGYKTRSKKNKSDKFIVRSRKK, from the coding sequence ATGGCGATTAAAAAATATAAACCTACCTCCAACGGTCGACGTAATATGACGTCTTCAGACTTTAGTGAAATCACTACAAGTACTCCTGAAAAGTCATTACTTGCTCCTTTACACAGAAAAGGCGGCCGTAATAACCAAGGTAAGTTAACTGTTCGTCATCAAGGTGGAGGTCATAAGCGTCAATATCGTGTAATCGATTTTAAACGTGACAAAGATGGCATTCCAGGACGCGTTGCTACAATTGAGTACGATCCAAATAGATCTGCTAATATCGCGTTAATCAATTATGTAGACGGTGAAAAACGCTACATTCTTGCACCGAAAAATTTAGAAGTTGGATTAGAAGTTATGTCAGGGCCTGAGGCTGATATCAAGCCAGGTAATGCATTACCACTTGCTAACATTCCAGTTGGTACAGTAATCCACAACATCGAGTTAAAACCAGGTAAAGGTGGACAATTAGTTCGCTCTGCTGGAACAAGCGCTCAAGTGCTTGGTAAAGAAGGGAAATACGTACTTGTACGTTTAAATTCTGGTGAAGTTCGTTTAATTCTTGCTACTTGCCGTGCATCAATCGGTCAAGTTGGTAATGAACAACATGAATTAATCAACATTGGTAAAGCAGGTCGTAATCGTTGGTTAGGTAAACGCCCAACTGTACGTGGATCTGTAATGAACCCTAATGACCATCCACACGGTGGTGGTGAAGGACGCGCTCCAATCGGACGTAAATCACCAATGTCTCCATGGGGTAAACCAACACTTGGTTACAAAACGCGTAGCAAGAAAAATAAATCTGATAAATTTATTGTACGTAGCCGTAAAAAATAA
- the rplC gene encoding 50S ribosomal protein L3: MTKGILGRKIGMTQVFADNGNLIPVTVVEAAENVVLQKKTVEADGYAAVQIGFENKREKLANKPEQGHVAKASTAPKRFVREFRDVSVEEYEVGQEVNVSIFAEGDIVDVTGVSKGKGFQGSIKRHGQSRGPMAHGSRYHRRPGSMGPVAPNRVFKGKALPGRMGGEQITVQNLEIVKVDAERNLLLIKGNVPGARKALLKIKTAVKA; the protein is encoded by the coding sequence ATGACCAAAGGAATCTTAGGAAGAAAAATAGGTATGACTCAAGTATTCGCTGATAACGGCAATCTTATCCCTGTAACTGTAGTGGAAGCTGCTGAGAACGTTGTTCTTCAAAAGAAAACTGTTGAAGCTGATGGCTATGCAGCAGTACAAATCGGATTTGAAAACAAACGTGAAAAGTTAGCTAACAAACCTGAACAAGGACATGTTGCTAAAGCAAGTACTGCTCCTAAGCGCTTCGTTCGTGAATTTAGAGATGTTAGCGTGGAAGAGTACGAGGTTGGTCAAGAAGTCAATGTAAGTATTTTCGCTGAAGGCGATATAGTGGATGTAACAGGTGTTTCTAAAGGGAAAGGTTTCCAAGGTTCAATTAAGCGCCATGGACAATCCCGCGGACCAATGGCTCACGGATCTCGTTACCATCGTCGTCCGGGTTCAATGGGACCTGTAGCACCAAACCGTGTATTTAAAGGGAAAGCATTACCAGGACGTATGGGTGGAGAACAAATTACTGTTCAAAACTTAGAAATCGTTAAAGTAGATGCAGAACGCAATCTTCTATTAATTAAAGGTAATGTACCTGGAGCTAGAAAAGCTTTATTAAAAATCAAAACTGCTGTTAAAGCATAA
- the fusA gene encoding elongation factor G, producing the protein MAREFSLENTRNIGIMAHIDAGKTTTTERVLYYTGRIHKIGETHEGASQMDWMEQEQERGITITSAATTAQWKGNRVNIIDTPGHVDFTVEVERSLRVLDGAVAVLDAQSGVEPQTETVWRQATTYGVPRVVFVNKMDKIGADFLYSLKTLHDRLQANAHAIQLPIGAEDQFEGIIDLVEMKATFYGNDLGTDIQEREIPEDYRELAEEYHEKLVEAVAELDEELMEKYLGGEEITTDELKAAIRKGTVNVEFYPVICGSAFKNKGVQKMLDAVIEYLPSPLDVPAIKGTAPDSDEVIEKHSSDDEPFAALAFKVMTDPFVGKLTFFRVYSGTLSSGSYVQNSTKGKRERVGRILQMHANSRQEITEVYAGDIAAAVGLKDTTTGDTLCDEKDLVILESMEFPEPVIELSIEPKSKADQDKMTTALQKLQEEDPTFRAHTNQETGQVIIAGMGELHLDILVDRMRREFKVEANVGAPQVAYRETFRSSAAVEGKFTRQSGGRGQYGHVWIEFSPNEEGKGFEFENAIVGGVVPREYIAPVQAGLEDALQRGVLAGYPMVDIKAKLFDGSYHDVDSSEMAFKIAASMALKNAASKCNPVILEPVMKVEVIIPEEYMGDIMGNITSRRGRVEGMEARGNAQVVRAMVPLSEMFGYATTLRSSTQGRGVFSMVFDHYEEVPKSISEEIIKKNKG; encoded by the coding sequence ATGGCAAGAGAGTTCTCCTTAGAAAACACTCGTAATATTGGTATCATGGCACATATTGATGCTGGTAAAACGACTACAACTGAGCGTGTACTTTACTACACTGGTCGTATCCACAAAATTGGTGAAACTCACGAAGGTGCATCTCAAATGGACTGGATGGAGCAAGAACAAGAGCGTGGAATTACCATCACATCAGCAGCAACAACTGCACAATGGAAAGGTAACCGTGTAAACATCATTGATACTCCAGGACACGTAGACTTCACTGTTGAAGTTGAACGTTCTCTGCGTGTACTTGATGGTGCTGTTGCAGTACTTGATGCACAATCTGGTGTTGAGCCACAAACAGAAACTGTTTGGCGTCAAGCAACAACATATGGTGTACCTCGTGTAGTATTCGTAAACAAAATGGATAAAATCGGTGCAGATTTCCTTTATTCATTAAAAACTTTACATGACCGTTTACAAGCAAACGCTCATGCAATTCAACTACCAATTGGTGCTGAAGATCAATTCGAAGGTATCATTGACTTAGTTGAAATGAAAGCAACTTTCTACGGAAATGACTTAGGAACAGATATTCAAGAACGTGAAATTCCAGAAGACTACAGAGAGTTAGCAGAAGAATACCATGAGAAATTGGTTGAAGCTGTAGCTGAACTTGATGAAGAGTTAATGGAAAAATATCTTGGTGGTGAGGAAATCACTACTGATGAATTAAAAGCTGCTATCCGTAAAGGTACAGTTAACGTTGAATTCTACCCAGTAATCTGTGGTTCTGCTTTCAAAAACAAAGGTGTTCAAAAAATGCTTGATGCTGTTATTGAATACTTACCATCTCCATTAGACGTACCAGCAATTAAAGGTACTGCTCCTGATTCAGATGAAGTGATCGAAAAGCATTCAAGTGATGATGAGCCATTCGCTGCTCTTGCATTCAAAGTAATGACAGATCCATTCGTTGGTAAACTGACATTCTTCCGTGTATACTCTGGTACATTGAGCTCTGGTTCATATGTACAAAACTCTACAAAAGGTAAGCGTGAGCGCGTAGGACGTATTCTACAAATGCACGCAAACAGTCGTCAAGAGATTACAGAAGTATATGCTGGTGATATCGCAGCAGCTGTAGGTTTAAAAGATACTACTACTGGAGATACTCTATGTGATGAAAAGGATTTAGTAATCTTAGAATCAATGGAATTCCCAGAGCCGGTTATCGAATTGTCTATTGAGCCAAAATCAAAAGCTGACCAAGATAAAATGACAACTGCACTACAAAAATTACAAGAAGAAGATCCAACATTCCGCGCGCATACAAACCAGGAAACTGGTCAGGTTATCATCGCTGGTATGGGTGAACTTCACTTAGATATTCTTGTAGACCGTATGCGTCGTGAGTTCAAAGTTGAAGCTAATGTTGGTGCTCCTCAGGTTGCTTACCGTGAAACATTCCGTTCATCTGCTGCAGTTGAAGGGAAATTCACACGTCAATCTGGTGGACGTGGACAATATGGTCACGTTTGGATTGAGTTCTCACCAAACGAAGAAGGTAAAGGATTCGAATTTGAAAATGCTATCGTCGGTGGTGTTGTTCCACGTGAATACATCGCTCCGGTTCAAGCTGGTTTAGAAGATGCATTACAAAGAGGAGTACTTGCTGGTTATCCAATGGTAGACATCAAAGCTAAATTATTTGATGGATCATACCATGATGTTGACTCATCTGAAATGGCGTTCAAAATCGCTGCTTCAATGGCATTGAAAAATGCAGCATCTAAATGTAATCCTGTAATTCTTGAACCTGTTATGAAGGTAGAAGTTATCATCCCTGAAGAATACATGGGTGATATCATGGGTAATATCACTTCACGTCGTGGACGTGTTGAAGGTATGGAAGCTCGTGGTAACGCACAAGTTGTTCGTGCGATGGTTCCTCTTTCTGAAATGTTTGGTTATGCTACGACATTACGTTCAAGCACGCAAGGTCGTGGAGTATTCTCTATGGTGTTTGATCACTATGAAGAAGTACCAAAATCAATCTCTGAAGAGATCATCAAAAAAAATAAAGGGTAA
- the rpsN gene encoding 30S ribosomal protein S14: MAKKSMIAKQKRTPKYKVQEYTRCERCGRPHSVYRKFKLCRICFRELAYKGQIPGVKKASW; encoded by the coding sequence GTGGCTAAGAAGTCAATGATTGCGAAACAAAAACGCACGCCTAAATATAAAGTACAAGAATACACACGTTGCGAACGTTGTGGTCGTCCACATTCTGTGTACCGTAAATTTAAGCTTTGCCGTATTTGTTTCCGCGAATTAGCGTATAAGGGACAAATTCCTGGTGTGAAAAAAGCTAGCTGGTAA
- the rplX gene encoding 50S ribosomal protein L24 produces the protein MHVKKGDKVMVISGKDKGKTGVVLAAFPKKDRVIVEGINIVKKHSKPSQLNPQGGINDQEAAIHVSNVMPIDPKTGEPTRVGSKTVDGKKVRVAKKSGEILDK, from the coding sequence ATGCATGTTAAAAAAGGTGACAAAGTAATGGTCATCTCTGGTAAGGATAAAGGCAAAACTGGTGTTGTTCTTGCTGCATTCCCTAAAAAAGATCGCGTGATCGTTGAAGGAATCAACATTGTTAAGAAGCACTCTAAGCCATCCCAATTGAATCCACAAGGTGGAATCAATGACCAGGAAGCTGCTATTCATGTATCCAACGTTATGCCTATCGACCCTAAAACTGGTGAACCTACTCGTGTAGGATCAAAAACGGTTGATGGTAAAAAAGTACGCGTAGCGAAAAAATCCGGTGAAATTCTAGATAAATAG
- the rpsC gene encoding 30S ribosomal protein S3 codes for MGQKVNPVGLRVGIIRDWESKWFAGKDYADLLHEDLKVREYITKRLSDASVSKVEIERAANRLNVTIHTAKPGMVIGKGGTEVEALRKALNSLTGKRVHINILEIKRADMDAKLVAENIARQLENRVSFRRAQKQAIQRSMRAGAKGIKTMVSGRLGGADIARSESYSEGTVPLHTLRADIDYATAEADTTYGKLGVKVWIYRGEILPTKKKTEEGGK; via the coding sequence GTGGGTCAAAAAGTAAATCCAGTCGGTTTACGTGTCGGGATCATTCGTGACTGGGAATCTAAATGGTTCGCAGGTAAAGACTATGCTGATCTTTTACACGAAGACCTAAAGGTACGTGAGTATATTACAAAACGCCTAAGTGATGCTTCTGTTTCTAAAGTAGAAATCGAGCGTGCTGCTAACCGCTTAAATGTTACTATCCACACTGCTAAACCAGGTATGGTTATTGGTAAAGGTGGAACAGAAGTTGAAGCTTTACGTAAAGCTCTTAACTCACTTACTGGCAAACGTGTACACATCAATATTTTAGAAATTAAAAGAGCAGATATGGATGCGAAACTAGTTGCTGAGAACATTGCTCGTCAATTAGAAAACCGTGTATCTTTCCGTCGTGCTCAAAAACAAGCAATCCAACGTTCAATGCGTGCTGGTGCTAAAGGTATCAAAACAATGGTATCAGGTCGTCTAGGCGGCGCAGATATCGCTCGTTCAGAGTCTTATAGCGAAGGAACTGTTCCATTGCACACTCTACGCGCAGATATCGACTATGCAACTGCTGAAGCTGATACAACTTATGGTAAATTAGGTGTAAAAGTTTGGATCTATCGTGGAGAGATCCTTCCAACGAAGAAGAAAACTGAGGAAGGAGGCAAATAA
- the rpsS gene encoding 30S ribosomal protein S19 gives MGRSLKKGPFVDDHLLTKIEKLSDSDKKQVVKTWSRRSTIFPQFIGQTIAVYDGRKHVPVYVTEDMVGHKLGEFAPTRTYKGHASDDKKTRR, from the coding sequence ATGGGTCGCAGCTTAAAAAAAGGACCTTTTGTTGATGATCATTTACTAACAAAGATCGAAAAATTAAGTGATAGTGATAAGAAGCAAGTTGTGAAAACTTGGTCTCGTCGTTCTACGATCTTCCCACAATTCATCGGTCAAACAATCGCTGTTTATGATGGTCGTAAACATGTTCCAGTTTATGTTACTGAAGACATGGTAGGTCACAAACTTGGAGAATTTGCTCCAACTCGTACTTACAAAGGTCATGCAAGTGACGATAAGAAAACAAGACGTTAA
- the rplW gene encoding 50S ribosomal protein L23, which produces MDARDTIKRPVITERSTDLMVDKKYTFEVDVRANKTQVKDAVEEIFGVKVEKVNIMNYKGKFKRMGRFGGYTNKRRKAIVKLTADSKEIEFFEA; this is translated from the coding sequence ATGGATGCACGCGATACGATTAAGCGCCCCGTTATCACTGAACGTTCTACTGATTTAATGGTTGATAAAAAATACACGTTTGAAGTTGATGTAAGAGCTAATAAAACTCAAGTTAAAGATGCTGTCGAAGAAATCTTTGGCGTTAAAGTTGAAAAAGTTAACATCATGAACTACAAAGGTAAATTCAAGCGTATGGGACGTTTTGGTGGATACACAAACAAACGTCGTAAGGCAATTGTTAAATTAACAGCTGACAGCAAAGAAATCGAATTCTTTGAAGCTTAA
- the rplN gene encoding 50S ribosomal protein L14, producing MIQQESRLKVADNSGAREVLTIKVLGGSGRKTANIGDIIVVTVKQATPGGVVKKGDVVKAVVVRTKSGVRRADGTYIRFDENACVIIRDDKSPRGTRIFGPVARELRDNNFMKIVSLAPEVL from the coding sequence ATGATTCAACAAGAATCACGTTTGAAAGTTGCTGACAACTCTGGTGCTCGTGAAGTACTTACTATTAAAGTTCTTGGTGGTTCAGGACGTAAAACTGCAAACATCGGTGATATCATCGTCGTTACTGTGAAACAAGCAACACCAGGTGGCGTTGTTAAAAAAGGTGACGTAGTTAAAGCAGTAGTCGTTAGAACTAAAAGTGGTGTTCGTCGTGCAGACGGTACTTACATTCGTTTCGATGAAAACGCATGTGTAATTATCCGTGATGATAAGAGTCCACGTGGAACACGTATCTTTGGACCAGTTGCACGCGAACTTCGCGATAACAACTTTATGAAGATTGTATCATTAGCTCCAGAAGTACTATAA
- the rpsG gene encoding 30S ribosomal protein S7 yields the protein MPRKGPVAKRDVLPDPIYNSKLVSRLINKMMIDGKRGKSQAILYSAFEIVAERSGKEAIEVFDQALKNIMPVLEVRARRVGGSNYQVPVEVRPERRTTLGLRWLVNYARLRGEKTMEERLANEILDAANNTGASVKKREDTHKMAEANKAFAHYRW from the coding sequence ATGCCACGTAAAGGTCCTGTAGCAAAAAGAGACGTATTACCAGATCCGATTTACAATTCAAAGCTTGTATCTCGTTTAATCAACAAAATGATGATTGATGGTAAAAGAGGGAAATCGCAAGCTATCCTATATTCAGCATTCGAAATCGTTGCTGAGCGTTCTGGAAAAGAAGCGATTGAAGTATTTGATCAAGCATTAAAGAATATCATGCCAGTTCTTGAAGTAAGAGCACGCCGTGTTGGTGGTTCTAACTATCAAGTTCCAGTGGAGGTTCGTCCTGAAAGACGTACAACTTTAGGTCTTCGCTGGTTAGTTAACTATGCTCGTCTTCGCGGAGAGAAAACAATGGAAGAGAGACTAGCTAACGAAATCTTAGATGCAGCTAACAACACTGGTGCATCAGTTAAGAAACGTGAAGATACACACAAAATGGCAGAAGCGAACAAAGCGTTTGCTCACTACCGTTGGTAA
- the rpsQ gene encoding 30S ribosomal protein S17, giving the protein MSERNQRKVYTGRVVSDKMDKTITVVVETYKKHPLYGKRVKYSKKYKAHDEQNTAKTGDIVRIMETRPLSATKRFRLVEVVEKAVII; this is encoded by the coding sequence ATGAGCGAACGCAATCAACGCAAAGTCTATACTGGTCGTGTTGTATCTGATAAAATGGATAAAACCATTACAGTTGTTGTTGAAACATACAAAAAACACCCTTTATATGGCAAACGCGTGAAATACTCTAAGAAGTATAAAGCTCATGATGAGCAAAACACAGCAAAAACTGGCGATATCGTACGCATTATGGAAACTCGCCCGTTATCAGCTACAAAACGTTTCCGTCTTGTAGAAGTAGTAGAAAAAGCAGTTATTATATAA
- the rplV gene encoding 50S ribosomal protein L22, whose amino-acid sequence MQAKAVANTVRIAPRKARLVVDLIRGKQVGEAVAILKLTPKAASPIVEKVLKSAIANAEHNYEMDINNLVVEQAYVNEGPTLKRFRPRAQGRASQINKRTSHITIVVSEKKEG is encoded by the coding sequence ATGCAAGCAAAAGCTGTTGCAAATACAGTTCGTATTGCTCCTCGTAAAGCTCGTTTAGTCGTAGATTTAATTCGAGGAAAGCAAGTTGGTGAAGCGGTAGCTATTTTGAAGTTAACTCCAAAAGCAGCTTCTCCAATCGTAGAGAAAGTTTTAAAATCTGCTATTGCTAACGCAGAGCATAACTACGAAATGGATATTAATAACCTAGTGGTTGAGCAAGCATACGTTAATGAAGGACCAACTCTAAAGAGATTCCGTCCACGTGCACAAGGTCGTGCAAGTCAAATTAACAAACGTACTAGCCACATCACTATCGTTGTATCAGAAAAGAAGGAGGGGTAA
- the rplE gene encoding 50S ribosomal protein L5 — MNRLKEKFVKETTPALMSKFNYKSVMEVPKLEKIVVNMGVGDAVANAKALDVAVEELAQITGQKPVITRAKKSIAGFRLREGMPIGAKVTLRGERMYQFLDKLVSVSLPRVRDFRGVSKKSFDGRGNYTLGVKEQLIFPEIDYDKVNKVRGMDIVIVTTAKTDEEARELLTQFGMPFQK, encoded by the coding sequence ATGAACCGCCTAAAAGAAAAATTTGTTAAAGAAACTACTCCTGCTCTTATGAGCAAGTTCAATTATAAATCAGTTATGGAAGTTCCAAAACTGGAAAAAATCGTTGTTAACATGGGTGTCGGTGATGCGGTAGCAAACGCTAAAGCATTAGATGTTGCTGTTGAAGAATTAGCACAAATTACAGGTCAAAAGCCAGTAATCACTCGTGCTAAGAAGTCAATTGCAGGTTTCCGTCTACGTGAAGGAATGCCTATCGGAGCAAAAGTTACTCTTCGTGGAGAACGCATGTATCAATTCCTTGATAAACTTGTATCTGTTTCTCTTCCACGTGTACGTGACTTCCGTGGTGTATCTAAAAAATCATTTGATGGACGCGGTAACTACACTCTAGGTGTTAAAGAACAATTGATTTTCCCTGAAATTGATTACGATAAAGTAAACAAAGTTAGAGGAATGGATATTGTTATCGTTACAACTGCAAAAACAGATGAAGAAGCTCGTGAACTGTTAACTCAATTTGGAATGCCGTTCCAAAAGTAA
- the rpmC gene encoding 50S ribosomal protein L29, with protein MKANEIRDLTTAEIEQKVKSLKEELFNLRFQLATGQLENTARIREVRKAIARMKTVIREREIGVNNR; from the coding sequence ATGAAAGCTAATGAAATTCGTGACCTTACCACTGCTGAAATTGAACAAAAAGTTAAATCCTTAAAAGAAGAGCTTTTCAACCTTCGCTTTCAATTAGCGACTGGACAACTTGAAAATACAGCTCGCATTCGTGAAGTACGCAAAGCGATCGCTCGAATGAAAACTGTCATTCGTGAGAGAGAAATCGGCGTCAATAATCGATAA
- the rplP gene encoding 50S ribosomal protein L16 has translation MLLPKRVKYRRVHRGKMRGQAKGGTEVAFGEYGLQSLEASWITNRQIESARIAMTRYMKRGGKVWIKIFPHKPYTAKPLEVRMGSGKGAPEGWVAVVKPGKIMFEVAGVSEEIAREALRLAAHKLPVKCKFVKREEIGGETNES, from the coding sequence ATGTTACTACCTAAACGTGTAAAATATCGTCGTGTTCATCGTGGTAAAATGCGTGGTCAAGCAAAAGGTGGTACAGAAGTTGCATTCGGTGAATATGGTTTACAATCTTTAGAAGCTTCTTGGATTACAAACCGTCAAATCGAGTCTGCTCGTATTGCAATGACACGTTATATGAAACGTGGCGGTAAAGTTTGGATTAAAATTTTCCCTCATAAGCCTTATACTGCTAAGCCTCTTGAAGTCCGAATGGGTTCCGGTAAGGGTGCTCCTGAAGGTTGGGTAGCGGTAGTTAAGCCTGGAAAAATTATGTTCGAAGTAGCTGGTGTATCTGAAGAGATCGCTCGTGAAGCTCTTCGTCTTGCAGCGCACAAACTTCCTGTTAAATGTAAGTTTGTAAAACGTGAAGAAATTGGTGGTGAAACTAATGAAAGCTAA
- the tuf gene encoding elongation factor Tu, translating to MAKAKYDRSKPHVNIGTIGHVDHGKTTLTAAITTVLSKVGGGEARGYDQIDAAPEERERGITISTAHVEYETATRHYAHVDCPGHADYVKNMITGAAQMDGGILVVSATDGPMPQTREHILLSRQVGVPHLVVFLNKCDMVDDEELLELVEMEVRDLLTEYEFPGDDIPVIKGSALKALEGDAAWEEKITELMAAVDEYIPTPTRDTDKPFMMPVEDVFSITGRGTVATGRVERGQVKVGDVVDIIGLAEEKKSTTVTGVEMFRKLLDYAEAGDNIGALLRGVAREEIQRGQVLAKPGSITPHVKFKAEVYVLSKEEGGRHTPFFTNYRPQFYFRTTDVTGICNLPEGVEMVMPGDNIEMDVELISSIAIEEGTKFSIREGGRTVGAGVVATIVE from the coding sequence ATGGCAAAAGCTAAATACGATCGTTCTAAGCCACACGTAAATATTGGAACAATTGGTCACGTTGACCATGGTAAAACTACATTAACAGCTGCTATCACAACTGTACTTTCTAAAGTTGGTGGCGGTGAAGCTCGCGGTTATGATCAAATCGACGCTGCTCCAGAAGAGCGTGAGCGTGGAATCACAATCTCAACTGCACACGTTGAGTACGAAACTGCTACTCGTCACTATGCACACGTTGACTGCCCAGGACATGCTGACTATGTTAAAAACATGATCACTGGTGCTGCTCAAATGGATGGTGGTATCTTAGTAGTATCTGCTACTGATGGTCCAATGCCACAAACTCGTGAGCACATCCTTCTTTCTCGTCAAGTTGGTGTACCTCACTTAGTAGTATTCTTAAACAAATGTGATATGGTTGATGATGAAGAATTATTAGAATTAGTAGAAATGGAAGTACGTGACCTATTAACAGAATATGAATTCCCTGGTGATGATATTCCTGTAATTAAAGGTTCTGCTCTTAAAGCTCTTGAAGGAGATGCTGCTTGGGAAGAAAAAATCACTGAGCTTATGGCTGCAGTTGATGAATATATCCCAACTCCAACTCGTGACACTGACAAACCATTCATGATGCCAGTTGAGGATGTATTCTCAATCACTGGTCGTGGTACAGTTGCAACAGGTCGTGTTGAGCGTGGACAAGTTAAAGTTGGTGACGTTGTAGACATCATCGGTTTAGCTGAAGAGAAAAAATCAACTACTGTAACTGGTGTTGAAATGTTCCGTAAATTACTTGATTATGCTGAAGCTGGAGATAACATTGGTGCACTTCTTCGTGGGGTTGCTCGTGAAGAAATCCAACGTGGTCAAGTATTAGCAAAACCAGGTTCAATTACTCCACACGTAAAATTCAAAGCAGAAGTTTACGTATTATCAAAAGAAGAAGGTGGACGTCATACTCCATTCTTCACAAACTACCGTCCTCAGTTCTACTTCCGTACAACTGATGTAACTGGTATTTGTAACTTACCTGAAGGTGTAGAAATGGTTATGCCTGGCGATAACATCGAAATGGATGTTGAATTAATTTCTTCTATCGCTATCGAAGAAGGAACTAAATTCTCTATTCGTGAAGGTGGACGTACAGTAGGCGCTGGTGTCGTTGCTACTATCGTTGAATAA
- the rplD gene encoding 50S ribosomal protein L4, whose translation MPKVALFNQDGKQAGDIELNESVFGIEPNKSVLFEAVVMQRASLRQGTHKTKIRSEVAGGGRKPWRQKGTGRARQGSIRSPQWRGGGTVFGPVPRSYSYKLPKKVRRLAIKSALSTKVLEENILVLQSLAFDAPKTKDFKAVLGNLSVEKKALIVTADLDENVALSARNIPGVTVVTASGITVLDVLNHDKLIMTKAAVEKVEEVLA comes from the coding sequence ATGCCTAAAGTTGCATTATTCAACCAAGACGGTAAGCAAGCTGGAGATATCGAATTAAATGAATCAGTATTTGGTATCGAGCCTAACAAAAGTGTTTTATTTGAAGCAGTTGTTATGCAAAGAGCTTCTTTACGTCAAGGAACTCATAAAACTAAAATTCGTTCTGAGGTTGCTGGTGGTGGACGTAAGCCATGGCGCCAAAAAGGTACAGGACGTGCACGTCAAGGATCTATCAGATCTCCACAATGGCGTGGTGGTGGTACGGTATTTGGACCGGTTCCGCGTAGCTATAGCTATAAATTACCTAAAAAAGTTCGTAGATTAGCAATTAAATCCGCATTATCTACTAAAGTATTAGAAGAAAATATTTTAGTATTACAAAGCCTTGCTTTTGATGCACCTAAAACTAAAGATTTCAAAGCCGTATTAGGTAATCTTTCTGTAGAAAAGAAAGCATTAATCGTTACAGCTGACCTTGATGAAAACGTAGCATTATCTGCTCGTAACATCCCGGGGGTAACAGTTGTTACTGCTTCTGGAATTACAGTATTAGATGTTTTAAACCATGATAAATTAATCATGACAAAAGCAGCGGTTGAAAAAGTAGAGGAGGTGCTTGCATAA